One Setaria viridis chromosome 5, Setaria_viridis_v4.0, whole genome shotgun sequence genomic region harbors:
- the LOC117855004 gene encoding protein MLN51 homolog, producing the protein MAEAEKAGGEAEAEYESDLDDAPLPAARRRAAASDDEEEDEDEGGGGSGSPPPSSTVFDSESDPDGQGAAELYDDGDEGVYGTEEEECGDVFEEREAGGVGGGGGGEVELVAGEVDVAPEHEGKYEEEGLAVEGEEEESAVEGEEEEMEEEEDAAYAVPTAGAFYQHDTRFRGQEDGIRGHQRQIFGGQKIWNPKEEAAWVHDRFNEINLHDNTKSEYHDSVGIMQSVDNGYFEGTRSYSDTKSFDNVQTQPHSYYGNVKGYSEKQNVHREKGSRTYQSHQTTSKSYSRSENAEVSSNADMRQHSSQTLSLQHEKTLPCNQTFRSNTSSAPPPFYSSRSSHQEFPFFQREKARRITFNKLFSSAVHKASLQHEQTLPCNQSFTQREKARRVTFNKLFSSAVHKAHNSLTPQSHPVFRRKAFVPPASPEHGTAVDSHRIVPIDTMPCSALHPISTSHKYSKNSEFWDQVRDVNVAETTRPCTEPQIAVCQQRSVQPRIVPTPRASAQIFVQKDTSTSKIQSHPQTTLISSSDDGEATAPPETNSSVVLSEVTVEDDMKEAERTCFFDGGSLFVGDMEARSSTQYEPGSTSTPTKLPVMLFSGLHPMGPGFPSVSMILPGFVGQQRDGDSEMGPMTWLPILTGATGVQEGTSCPPNFGSNCLKLASSLASPSHEPVHHCNRSRRYSEMSFAL; encoded by the exons atggcggaggcggagaaggcGGGCGGGGAGGCGGAAGCGGAGTACGAGAGCGACCTCGATGACGCGCCGCTCCCGGCGGCGAGGCgtcgcgcggcggcgagcgacgatgaggaggaggacgaggacgagggcggcggcgggagcggttcgccgccgccgtcgtcaacGGTGTTCGACTCCGAGTCCGACCCCGACGGGCAGGGCGCGGCGGAGTTgtacgacgacggcgacgagggggtTTACggcaccgaggaggaggaatgCGGGGACGTGTTCGAGGAGCGCGAGGCGGGAGGtgttggcggcggaggcggaggagaggtcGAATTGGTGGCCGGTGAGGTGGATGTGGCGCCGGAGCACGAAGGAAAGTACGAGGAGGAGGGATTGGCggtggaaggagaggaggaggaatcggcggtggaaggagaagaggaggaaatggaggaggaggaggatgcagcCTACGCCGTGCCGACGGCAGGCGCCTTCTACCAGCACGACACTCGCTTCCGGGGCCAGGAAGACGGCATCCGCGGGCACCAAAG GCAAATTTTTGGTGGCCAAAAGATATGGAATCCTAAAGAGGAGGCGGCATGGGTGCATGATCGGTTTAATGAGATAAATCTCCATGATAATACCAAGAGTGAGTATCATGACAGTGTGGGTATTATGCAGAGTGTTGACAATGGTTATTTTGAAGGAACCAGATCCTACAGTGATACCAAGAGCTTTGACAATGTTCAGACACAACCTCATTCATATTATGGCAATGTTAAAGGCTACAGTGAAAAGCAAAACGTGCACAGAGAAAAAGGATCCAGAACCTACCAATCTCATCAGACGACTAG CAAATCATATTCCAGATCAGAGAATGCAGAGGTTTCATCAAATGCAGATATGAGACAGCACTCCTCTCAGACTCTAAGTTTGCAGCATGAAAAAACCCTTCCTTGTAATCAAACCTTTAGATCAAACACAAGTTCAGCTCCACCACCCTTTTACTCTTCTAGATCATCCCATCAAGAGTTCCCTTTTTTTCAAAGAGAGAAAGCACGGCGCATAACATTCAATAAACTCTTCTCATCAGCTGTCCATAAAGCAAGTTTGCAGCATGAACAAACCCTTCCTTGCAATCAATCCTTTACTCAAAGAGAGAAAGCACGACGTGTAACATTCAATAAATTGTTCTCGTCAGCTGTGCATAAGGCACATAATTCTCTGACACCACAGTCCCATCCCGTTTTCAGAAGGAAGGCCTTTGTTCCACCTGCATCTCCTGAACATGGAACCGCTGTTGATTCTCACCGCATAGTTCCTATCGACACCATGCCATGCTCTGCTTTGCATCCTATATCAACATCACATAAATATAGCAAAAATTCAGAATTCTGGGATCAAGTTAGAGATGTAAACGTTGCTGAGACTACCAGACCTTGTACTGAACCCCAGATTGCAGTTTGTCAGCAAAGGTCAGTTCAACCACGAATTGTACCCACACCAAGGGCATCTGCTCAGATATTTGTTCAGAAAGATACCAGTACCAGCAAAATTCAATCTCATCCACAAACAACACTGATAAGTTCATCTGATGATGGCGAGGCCACCGCACCCCCTGAAACAAACAGTTCTGTAGTGCTATCGGAAGTAACAGTGGAAGATGATATGAAGGAAGCAGAGAGGACCTGTTTTTTCGATGGTGGCAGCCTTTTTGTTGGTGATATGGAAGCAAGAAGCTCTACCCAATATGAACCAGGTTCCACTAGCACTCCAACAAAATTGCCAG TTATGCTGTTCAGTGGCTTGCATCCTATGGGGCCTGGTTTCCCCTCCGTTTCTATGATTCTGCCGGGATTTGTGGGTCAACAACGTGATGGCGATTCGGAAATGGGACCAATGACCTG GTTGCCAATATTGACTGGTGCTACTGGGGTTCAGGAAGGAACAAGCTGTCCACCTAATTTTGGCAGTAATTGTCTCAAACTTGCATCTTCATTAGCATCGCCAAG TCATGAACCTGTTCATCATTGTAACAGAAGTCGCAG ATACTCGGAGATGAGCTTTGCCTTGTGA
- the LOC117854975 gene encoding protein SODIUM POTASSIUM ROOT DEFECTIVE 2, translating into MGRRKLGLDRVLDCFSLSLCANACACVHSVEEEEDEDEADERRALVSSQLEELVKLRDLVDGAARTLAFHLEPKTVELKVSMHCYGCAKKVQKHISKMDGVTWFEVDLEKKKVVVTGDITPYEVLESISKVMKFAELWVAPQQQPQAASRG; encoded by the exons ATGgggaggaggaagctggggcttGACAGGGTCCTGGACTGCTTCTCGCTCTCCCTGTGCGCGAACGCCTGCGCCTGCGTGCACtccgtggaggaggaggaggacgaggacgaggccgACGAGCGGAGGGCTCTGGTGAGCAGCCAGCTGGAGGAGCTCGTGAAGCTCAGGGACTTGGTCGATGGAGCTGCAAGAACCCTTGCTTTCCATCTGGAGCCCAAG ACTGTGGAGCTCAAGGTGTCCATGCACTGCTACGGATGCGCCAAGAAAGTCCAGAAGCACATCTCCAAGATGGACG GTGTCACGTGGTTCGAGGTGGatttggagaagaagaaggtggtggTGACGGGGGACATCACGCCCTACGAGGTGCTGGAGAGCATCTCCAAGGTGATGAAGTTCGCGGAGCTGTGGGTGGCACCCCAGCAACAACCCCAAGCAGCAAGCCGCGGATAG